The Vibrio quintilis DNA window GTTGCCATCGGCACAGTTCTGACACTGCCGGCCACAGGTTCAGAATCCAACTGTGGCGCAGTGATTACCAAAGCAGAAACTCAAGACAAACTGGCCTTTATGACGCCATATGTTCACCCGCAATTCGCAGTAATGGACCCGGATGTAATGAAAACATTGCCGGAAAATCAGCTGCTGAACGGCCTGGTGGATGCGTGGGTTCATACCTGTGAGCAGTACATCACCAAAAATACCGGTGCTTATGTTCAGGATGCCTATGCAGAAGGGCTGCTCAGAAGCCTGAAAACTCTGGGTGAGCAATTTGCAGACCGTGACAATGACGAATGGCGCGCCAACCTGATGTGGACAGCCAATCAGGCACTTAATGGTTTAATTGGTGCCGGTGTGCCGCAAGACTGGGCAACGCATATGCTGGGCCATGAATTTACCGCGTTATGGGGCGTTGCTCATGCCCGTTCTCTGGCGATTGTTCAGCCATCACTGCTGAGAAACCAGATTGAAGCCAAGCGTGAAAAACTTGAGCAGATGGGCAGAAACGTGTTCTCACTCGGCGCAGACTGTTCCGCAGAACAGACCATCGATGCGATTGAGCAGTTCTATCATCAGCTGGATGTTGCCACCCATTTCGAACAGTATGAAACCAGTAAAGAAGCCGCAGTCAGTGCCGTAGTTCAACAGCTGGACAAACATGGCATGACAGCCCTCGGGGAAAATGGCGCAATAACGCTGGAAGAGTCTGAAAAGATTTTAAACAGTGCCATTGCTTAACCCCCTTTGCACGGGCAGGACGATCTGATGTCTTTCTGTAAATACAACAGGCTCCGGAGAGCCTGTTTTTTTCATCCAAAATTCGCCGGGGATAAAATGTAAATATCATCATCACCGGCATATTGTTCCGCCTGACTTTGTTGCCACCATCTGCGCCAGTCCGGACTTAATGCCGACACATCATGGATCAGCGCACCCGGCGCAAGTGGTGTGATGTGTGTTTCAACCGGCTGTAATCCCCCGTTAGCTGAGCGCTGTTTTAACATGTGTGGTCTGAGCTGACACGGAGAATGCAACCCCATACTGCCCACCAGCTCATAAAAGCTCTCCAGTGTATTATGATGGTAATTCTTCACCCGCTCGCTCTTTTTAACCACATCAACAGCTTTTG harbors:
- a CDS encoding iron-containing alcohol dehydrogenase, coding for MQFTYSNPTTIFFGQGQIAAIKNAIPADKKVLMIYGGGSIKKNGVYEQVKTALEGYEWLEFSGVEPNPTKETLDKAVQVVKAENIDFILAVGGGSVIDGSKYVAAAATYEGDGWDILTRKHTVTEAVAIGTVLTLPATGSESNCGAVITKAETQDKLAFMTPYVHPQFAVMDPDVMKTLPENQLLNGLVDAWVHTCEQYITKNTGAYVQDAYAEGLLRSLKTLGEQFADRDNDEWRANLMWTANQALNGLIGAGVPQDWATHMLGHEFTALWGVAHARSLAIVQPSLLRNQIEAKREKLEQMGRNVFSLGADCSAEQTIDAIEQFYHQLDVATHFEQYETSKEAAVSAVVQQLDKHGMTALGENGAITLEESEKILNSAIA